One part of the Paraglaciecola sp. L3A3 genome encodes these proteins:
- a CDS encoding GGDEF domain-containing protein, producing the protein MNTQISSFFSKIIRSACLFIPPLVLFIAICLGYQSYAIQLSEWFYNLYWLNYVSLAIACAIALQFGRSRLVYCCFLLLLFVPEINLLLTSFSNYSDFRQYFLVFTLTWLIFTRDRGFSVNNVLYSLLVILAIAGLSWLIATQLQLFLSTKFQPMQDLVFQYMPNVRHLGTSLDILLYVSCVLACFIRLVWKCDNNHNALFLALLLIAPLQISDSDTLVQLTLLLLACLFCYAVIKDSFTMAFKDELTGIPSRRALMQYMQTLGRKYTVVMSDIDHFKKFNDTYGHDVGDEVLKLVATKLSKVTGGGKTFRYGGEEFVIVFPRKNAQDVVPHVEIIRQTIANYGLTLRTKPRPVKAPKDTQKASKKLNQDKDVKVTSSFGVAQRTKETYDFTQVMKEADVALYAAKKAGRNCIKVAKQ; encoded by the coding sequence TTGAATACTCAAATATCTTCTTTTTTTTCAAAAATCATTCGCTCAGCATGTTTGTTCATACCTCCTTTAGTGCTTTTTATCGCAATTTGTTTGGGCTATCAAAGCTATGCGATACAACTATCAGAATGGTTTTACAATCTGTATTGGTTAAATTATGTCTCTTTAGCAATTGCATGTGCGATAGCCTTACAATTTGGCCGTAGTAGATTAGTATATTGTTGTTTTTTATTGTTGTTATTTGTCCCTGAAATCAATCTTCTATTAACAAGTTTTTCCAACTATTCTGATTTCCGCCAATACTTCCTTGTATTTACTCTCACTTGGTTAATTTTTACTAGAGATCGCGGTTTTTCTGTTAATAACGTTTTGTATAGTTTATTGGTCATTTTGGCTATCGCAGGATTGTCATGGTTGATAGCCACCCAGTTACAGCTTTTCCTTTCAACTAAATTCCAACCTATGCAGGATCTAGTATTTCAATATATGCCTAACGTCCGGCATTTAGGCACATCATTGGATATTTTGTTGTATGTATCTTGTGTTTTAGCTTGTTTTATTCGCTTAGTATGGAAATGCGATAACAACCACAACGCCTTATTTTTAGCATTATTGTTAATTGCACCTTTGCAGATTTCAGATTCAGATACTTTAGTACAATTAACTTTATTATTGTTAGCTTGTTTATTTTGTTATGCGGTTATCAAAGACAGTTTTACTATGGCTTTTAAGGATGAACTAACAGGCATTCCTTCACGGCGTGCCTTAATGCAGTATATGCAAACGCTAGGTCGAAAATATACTGTAGTCATGTCTGATATAGATCATTTCAAAAAGTTTAATGATACATACGGACATGATGTAGGCGATGAAGTGCTAAAACTGGTGGCGACTAAATTAAGTAAAGTCACAGGAGGTGGTAAAACATTTCGATATGGTGGAGAAGAATTTGTTATCGTATTCCCTCGAAAAAATGCCCAAGATGTAGTGCCACATGTAGAAATTATTAGACAAACAATTGCTAATTATGGTTTAACATTGAGGACTAAACCAAGGCCAGTTAAAGCACCTAAGGACACTCAAAAAGCTTCGAAAAAATTAAACCAAGACAAAGACGTCAAAGTCACAAGCAGTTTTGGTGTTGCCCAACGAACGAAAGAAACCTATGACTTTACCCAAGTGATGAAGGAAGCTGATGTAGCATTATATGCTGCTAAAAAAGCTGGACGTAATTGTATAAAGGTTGCTAAACAATGA
- a CDS encoding glycosyltransferase, with product MSNRKLLILGYVWPEPNSSAAGSHMLSLINFFLTQGYKITYASPAQQGEHKIDLTTLGVAEAAIELNCNSFDTFLRQLSPDLVLFDRFMLEEQFGWRVSQHCPDAIKILDTEDLHSLRHARHQALKQNRPMTAEDLHNDLAKREIAAIFRCDLTLVISDHEMALLQQHFAVPAHILCHCPFMLDVEQHEPSTINFADRQDFISIGNFRHEPNWDAVLWLKQAIWPLIRKQLPKAELHIYGAYPPPKATQLHNPKQGFLVKGWADDAKHVMQQAKVCLAPLRFGAGIKGKLAEAMWCGTPNVTTNIGVEGMTMGHIWSGYVTDLNISDNQEELAVKFAAQAIKLYTDEGSWQDFQTTGYNLIKTNFNKNTIQHTLTKKLNAAQQDLKQHRGQNFIGQMLQHHHLKSTQYMAQWIEAKNKMFE from the coding sequence ATGAGTAATAGAAAATTATTAATTTTGGGCTACGTTTGGCCAGAACCTAATTCTTCGGCAGCTGGCAGTCATATGCTAAGTTTGATAAATTTTTTCTTAACTCAGGGTTATAAAATTACTTATGCCAGCCCTGCGCAACAAGGTGAGCATAAAATTGATCTCACTACTTTAGGAGTGGCGGAAGCAGCGATTGAACTAAATTGTAATAGTTTTGATACATTTCTCAGACAATTATCCCCTGATCTAGTTTTATTTGACCGTTTCATGTTGGAAGAACAATTTGGTTGGAGAGTCAGTCAACATTGTCCTGACGCGATTAAAATACTAGATACTGAAGATCTACATTCCTTGCGCCATGCTAGGCACCAAGCGCTTAAACAGAACCGTCCAATGACAGCTGAAGATTTACACAACGATTTGGCTAAAAGAGAAATAGCGGCTATATTTCGTTGTGACTTAACCTTAGTGATCTCTGATCATGAAATGGCTTTATTACAACAACACTTTGCAGTGCCAGCCCATATATTATGTCATTGCCCATTTATGTTAGATGTAGAACAACATGAACCATCGACAATTAACTTTGCAGATAGACAAGATTTCATCAGTATTGGCAATTTCAGACACGAGCCAAACTGGGATGCTGTTTTGTGGTTAAAACAAGCTATTTGGCCTTTGATAAGGAAACAGTTACCTAAAGCTGAATTACATATTTATGGTGCATATCCTCCTCCAAAAGCTACCCAACTACATAACCCAAAACAAGGTTTTTTAGTTAAAGGTTGGGCTGATGATGCCAAACATGTAATGCAACAAGCTAAGGTTTGTTTGGCCCCCTTAAGGTTTGGCGCAGGTATTAAAGGAAAATTAGCCGAAGCAATGTGGTGTGGTACGCCCAATGTAACCACAAACATTGGAGTCGAAGGTATGACTATGGGACATATTTGGTCAGGCTATGTGACAGATTTAAATATTAGTGATAATCAAGAAGAGCTCGCTGTAAAATTTGCCGCACAAGCCATAAAACTATATACAGACGAAGGCAGCTGGCAAGATTTTCAAACTACTGGCTATAATTTGATAAAGACTAACTTCAACAAGAATACAATCCAACATACACTTACAAAAAAATTAAACGCTGCGCAACAAGATCTTAAACAACATAGAGGCCAAAATTTTATTGGCCAAATGTTGCAACATCATCATTTAAAAAGCACACAATATATGGCGCAGTGGATCGAAGCCAAAAACAAAATGTTTGAATAA
- a CDS encoding purine nucleoside permease, producing the protein MKTLLSLVILIGASLSTSAAQQPIKVKVFIAGMFEIGANKGDKAGEFQHWYLKYFDGQAPIQVKGAAGPVFCNKSGVCGSVLGMGKVASSASMQAILLNEYFDLSQSYFILSGVGGTPPSKGTIADVSWGTWLVDYDLGHRWKAEEGEIGKPTFMPRSGYEGIRSYHLNENLVNWAYTLSKDIQLKDSPSAQAYRTRYPDKSARRAPAITRGTHITGDTFFHGPGLSAEAQYITQLYGADDYVMTEMEATALSQVIDRLHGTKRILSLRGAVNFDQGHPTESTLAHLDPAPGETAGGFAETVENIVLAGSKIVDHIVANWHVWQQGTPELP; encoded by the coding sequence ATAAAAACTCTATTGAGTCTGGTAATTTTAATCGGAGCAAGCCTTAGTACTTCAGCGGCACAACAGCCAATCAAAGTTAAAGTATTTATCGCCGGTATGTTTGAAATTGGAGCCAACAAAGGTGACAAAGCAGGTGAATTTCAACACTGGTACCTGAAGTATTTTGATGGTCAAGCGCCTATTCAAGTTAAAGGTGCGGCAGGTCCTGTTTTTTGTAATAAATCAGGCGTATGTGGTTCTGTATTAGGTATGGGCAAAGTTGCTTCGTCTGCTTCTATGCAAGCAATTTTATTAAATGAATATTTTGATTTATCACAAAGTTACTTCATATTAAGTGGAGTAGGGGGAACACCTCCATCAAAAGGTACAATAGCAGATGTAAGCTGGGGCACCTGGTTAGTTGATTATGATCTCGGTCATCGCTGGAAGGCCGAAGAAGGCGAAATTGGTAAGCCTACATTTATGCCTCGTAGTGGTTATGAGGGTATCCGCAGCTATCATTTAAACGAAAACTTAGTCAATTGGGCATATACCTTAAGTAAAGATATTCAATTAAAAGACTCGCCCAGTGCTCAAGCTTATAGAACACGTTATCCAGATAAAAGTGCTAGACGAGCTCCTGCTATTACACGGGGAACTCATATAACTGGTGACACATTTTTTCATGGGCCAGGCTTATCTGCAGAAGCACAATATATTACTCAATTATATGGTGCTGATGATTATGTGATGACAGAAATGGAAGCGACAGCCTTGAGCCAAGTGATTGATAGATTACATGGTACAAAAAGAATTTTAAGTCTGAGGGGAGCTGTCAATTTTGACCAAGGCCATCCAACCGAATCAACTCTTGCTCATTTAGATCCCGCTCCAGGTGAAACCGCAGGTGGTTTTGCTGAAACAGTAGAAAATATTGTGTTGGCAGGGTCAAAAATAGTGGATCACATAGTCGCTAACTGGCATGTTTGGCAGCAAGGAACACCTGAACTTCCTTAA
- a CDS encoding thioredoxin family protein, with the protein MSSVQNTTNKILNKKNFINLVKLLVMVLIVLGVNRGVQSYLGEAAYDSTGLGNLSYNAALEQAKSSNRLVLADMSAIWCPTCRKLDKEVLSNSKVQEVINQNYVFTRIEYESDEGEAFMQRYDVNGFPTLLVLNQVGDKLVQLPLTFDPEKFKDLLNQATNQFNK; encoded by the coding sequence ATGAGCTCTGTACAAAACACTACGAATAAAATATTAAATAAAAAAAACTTTATAAATCTCGTCAAATTATTAGTTATGGTACTGATTGTGCTTGGTGTAAATCGTGGAGTACAAAGTTATTTAGGTGAGGCTGCTTATGACAGTACTGGCTTAGGTAATTTGTCATATAACGCCGCATTAGAGCAGGCAAAGTCTTCTAACCGTTTGGTATTAGCTGACATGTCCGCTATCTGGTGCCCCACGTGCCGTAAGCTAGATAAAGAAGTTTTGAGTAACTCAAAGGTACAAGAGGTGATCAATCAAAATTATGTGTTTACTCGTATCGAATATGAGTCTGATGAGGGAGAAGCTTTTATGCAACGTTACGATGTTAACGGTTTTCCTACACTTTTAGTATTGAATCAAGTTGGTGATAAGTTGGTGCAATTACCGCTCACTTTTGATCCTGAAAAATTCAAAGACTTGCTAAATCAAGCGACCAATCAATTTAATAAGTAA